A genomic segment from Canis lupus dingo isolate Sandy chromosome 23, ASM325472v2, whole genome shotgun sequence encodes:
- the IL20RB gene encoding interleukin-20 receptor subunit beta isoform X4 — protein sequence MFQVELSRQTQTLSVVLEEILTSPIMWFFCALIPCLLIGCFLDIGIFQNSLAGLQKLCIPELGRVKTSLKHLYGVAVLPAPQNLSVQSTNMKHLLTWSPVIVPGEIIYYFVEYQGEYESLYMSHIWIPSSWCSPTEGPACDITDDITATVPYNLRVRATLGSQTSAWSTLQHPFNRNSTILTPPVMEVTKDGFHLVIKLEDLGPQFEFLVAYWRREPDAKEHVKVVRSRGIPVHLETMEPGAAYCVKVRTFVKAIGRHSPFSQAECVKVQENNQFTPEVNQLQKGRGGSLCHSCAVF from the exons ATGTTCCAGGTTGAGCTGAGTCGCCAAACACAGACCCTCTCTGTGGTTCTAGAAGAAATCTTGACAAGTCCTATCATGTGGTTTTTCTGCGCCTTGATTCCATGTTTACTCATAG GATGTTTCCTGGACATTGGAATTTTTCAAAACTCCCTAGCGGGGCTCCAGAAGTTGTGTATTCCAGAACTGGGCAGAGTAAAGACAAGTCTGAAGCATTTGT ATGGAGTGGCTGTCCTGCCTGCCCCTCAGAACCTCTCTGTACAATCAACCAACATGAAGCATCTCTTGACATGGAGCCCAGTGATTGTGCCTGGAGAAATAATATACTATTTTGTTGAGTACCAGGg GGAGTATGAAAGCCTGTACATGAGCCACATCTGGATTCCCAGCAGCTGGTGCTCACCCACTGAAGGTCCTGCATGTGACATCACTGATGACATCACTGCCACAGTGCCATACAACCTCCGCGTCAGGGCCACCTTAGGCTCACAGACCTCAGCCTGGAGCACTCTGCAGCATCCCTTTAATCGAAACTCAA CCATCCTCACCCCACCCGTGATGGAGGTCACCAAGGATGGCTTCCACCTGGTTATTAAGCTGGAAGACCTGGGACCCCAATTTGAGTTCCTTGTGGCTTActggaggagggagcctgatgccaag GAACACGTCAAAGTGGTGAGGAGCAGGGGCATTCCGGTGCACCTGGAAACCATGGAACCAGGTGCTGCATATTGTGTGAAAGTCCGGACGTTTGTGAAGGCCATCGGGAGGCACAGCCCTTTCAGCCAGGCAGAGTGTGTCAAGGTGCAAG aaaataaccAATTCACCCCAGAAGTTAATCAGCTGCAGAAAGGAAGAGGTGGAAGCCTGTGCCACAGCTGTGCTGTCTTCTGA
- the IL20RB gene encoding interleukin-20 receptor subunit beta isoform X2 yields the protein MFQVELSRQTQTLSVVLEEILTSPIMWFFCALIPCLLIGCFLDIGIFQNSLAGLQKLCIPELGRVKTSLKHLYGVAVLPAPQNLSVQSTNMKHLLTWSPVIVPGEIIYYFVEYQGEYESLYMSHIWIPSSWCSPTEGPACDITDDITATVPYNLRVRATLGSQTSAWSTLQHPFNRNSTILTPPVMEVTKDGFHLVIKLEDLGPQFEFLVAYWRREPDAKEHVKVVRSRGIPVHLETMEPGAAYCVKVRTFVKAIGRHSPFSQAECVKVQGEALPLALALFAFFGFTLMLVVMPLSVWKMGRLLRYSCCPVVVLPDTLRERKRAQAGGGRGRSRLLAEQRARCGAPSTPGS from the exons ATGTTCCAGGTTGAGCTGAGTCGCCAAACACAGACCCTCTCTGTGGTTCTAGAAGAAATCTTGACAAGTCCTATCATGTGGTTTTTCTGCGCCTTGATTCCATGTTTACTCATAG GATGTTTCCTGGACATTGGAATTTTTCAAAACTCCCTAGCGGGGCTCCAGAAGTTGTGTATTCCAGAACTGGGCAGAGTAAAGACAAGTCTGAAGCATTTGT ATGGAGTGGCTGTCCTGCCTGCCCCTCAGAACCTCTCTGTACAATCAACCAACATGAAGCATCTCTTGACATGGAGCCCAGTGATTGTGCCTGGAGAAATAATATACTATTTTGTTGAGTACCAGGg GGAGTATGAAAGCCTGTACATGAGCCACATCTGGATTCCCAGCAGCTGGTGCTCACCCACTGAAGGTCCTGCATGTGACATCACTGATGACATCACTGCCACAGTGCCATACAACCTCCGCGTCAGGGCCACCTTAGGCTCACAGACCTCAGCCTGGAGCACTCTGCAGCATCCCTTTAATCGAAACTCAA CCATCCTCACCCCACCCGTGATGGAGGTCACCAAGGATGGCTTCCACCTGGTTATTAAGCTGGAAGACCTGGGACCCCAATTTGAGTTCCTTGTGGCTTActggaggagggagcctgatgccaag GAACACGTCAAAGTGGTGAGGAGCAGGGGCATTCCGGTGCACCTGGAAACCATGGAACCAGGTGCTGCATATTGTGTGAAAGTCCGGACGTTTGTGAAGGCCATCGGGAGGCACAGCCCTTTCAGCCAGGCAGAGTGTGTCAAGGTGCAAG gAGAGGCCCTCCCTCTGGCACTGGCCCTGTTTGCATTTTTTGGCTTCACGCTGATGCTTGTGGTTATGCCCCTTTCCGTCTGGAAAATGGGCCGGCTACTCCGGTACTCCTGTTGCCCCGTGGTGGTGCTCCCTGACACCTTg agagagagaaagcgtgcacaagcagggggagggagagggagaagcaggctccttgctgagcagagagccagatgcggggctcccagcaccccgggatcatga
- the IL20RB gene encoding interleukin-20 receptor subunit beta isoform X1 — MFQVELSRQTQTLSVVLEEILTSPIMWFFCALIPCLLIGCFLDIGIFQNSLAGLQKLCIPELGRVKTSLKHLYGVAVLPAPQNLSVQSTNMKHLLTWSPVIVPGEIIYYFVEYQGEYESLYMSHIWIPSSWCSPTEGPACDITDDITATVPYNLRVRATLGSQTSAWSTLQHPFNRNSTILTPPVMEVTKDGFHLVIKLEDLGPQFEFLVAYWRREPDAKEHVKVVRSRGIPVHLETMEPGAAYCVKVRTFVKAIGRHSPFSQAECVKVQGEALPLALALFAFFGFTLMLVVMPLSVWKMGRLLRYSCCPVVVLPDTLKITNSPQKLISCRKEEVEACATAVLSSEEPFRSWI; from the exons ATGTTCCAGGTTGAGCTGAGTCGCCAAACACAGACCCTCTCTGTGGTTCTAGAAGAAATCTTGACAAGTCCTATCATGTGGTTTTTCTGCGCCTTGATTCCATGTTTACTCATAG GATGTTTCCTGGACATTGGAATTTTTCAAAACTCCCTAGCGGGGCTCCAGAAGTTGTGTATTCCAGAACTGGGCAGAGTAAAGACAAGTCTGAAGCATTTGT ATGGAGTGGCTGTCCTGCCTGCCCCTCAGAACCTCTCTGTACAATCAACCAACATGAAGCATCTCTTGACATGGAGCCCAGTGATTGTGCCTGGAGAAATAATATACTATTTTGTTGAGTACCAGGg GGAGTATGAAAGCCTGTACATGAGCCACATCTGGATTCCCAGCAGCTGGTGCTCACCCACTGAAGGTCCTGCATGTGACATCACTGATGACATCACTGCCACAGTGCCATACAACCTCCGCGTCAGGGCCACCTTAGGCTCACAGACCTCAGCCTGGAGCACTCTGCAGCATCCCTTTAATCGAAACTCAA CCATCCTCACCCCACCCGTGATGGAGGTCACCAAGGATGGCTTCCACCTGGTTATTAAGCTGGAAGACCTGGGACCCCAATTTGAGTTCCTTGTGGCTTActggaggagggagcctgatgccaag GAACACGTCAAAGTGGTGAGGAGCAGGGGCATTCCGGTGCACCTGGAAACCATGGAACCAGGTGCTGCATATTGTGTGAAAGTCCGGACGTTTGTGAAGGCCATCGGGAGGCACAGCCCTTTCAGCCAGGCAGAGTGTGTCAAGGTGCAAG gAGAGGCCCTCCCTCTGGCACTGGCCCTGTTTGCATTTTTTGGCTTCACGCTGATGCTTGTGGTTATGCCCCTTTCCGTCTGGAAAATGGGCCGGCTACTCCGGTACTCCTGTTGCCCCGTGGTGGTGCTCCCTGACACCTTg aaaataaccAATTCACCCCAGAAGTTAATCAGCTGCAGAAAGGAAGAGGTGGAAGCCTGTGCCACAGCTGTGCTGTCTTCTGAGGAGCCTTTCAGGTCCTGGATCTAG
- the IL20RB gene encoding interleukin-20 receptor subunit beta isoform X3: protein MFQVELSRQTQTLSVVLEEILTSPIMWFFCALIPCLLIDGVAVLPAPQNLSVQSTNMKHLLTWSPVIVPGEIIYYFVEYQGEYESLYMSHIWIPSSWCSPTEGPACDITDDITATVPYNLRVRATLGSQTSAWSTLQHPFNRNSTILTPPVMEVTKDGFHLVIKLEDLGPQFEFLVAYWRREPDAKEHVKVVRSRGIPVHLETMEPGAAYCVKVRTFVKAIGRHSPFSQAECVKVQGEALPLALALFAFFGFTLMLVVMPLSVWKMGRLLRYSCCPVVVLPDTLKITNSPQKLISCRKEEVEACATAVLSSEEPFRSWI, encoded by the exons ATGTTCCAGGTTGAGCTGAGTCGCCAAACACAGACCCTCTCTGTGGTTCTAGAAGAAATCTTGACAAGTCCTATCATGTGGTTTTTCTGCGCCTTGATTCCATGTTTACTCATAG ATGGAGTGGCTGTCCTGCCTGCCCCTCAGAACCTCTCTGTACAATCAACCAACATGAAGCATCTCTTGACATGGAGCCCAGTGATTGTGCCTGGAGAAATAATATACTATTTTGTTGAGTACCAGGg GGAGTATGAAAGCCTGTACATGAGCCACATCTGGATTCCCAGCAGCTGGTGCTCACCCACTGAAGGTCCTGCATGTGACATCACTGATGACATCACTGCCACAGTGCCATACAACCTCCGCGTCAGGGCCACCTTAGGCTCACAGACCTCAGCCTGGAGCACTCTGCAGCATCCCTTTAATCGAAACTCAA CCATCCTCACCCCACCCGTGATGGAGGTCACCAAGGATGGCTTCCACCTGGTTATTAAGCTGGAAGACCTGGGACCCCAATTTGAGTTCCTTGTGGCTTActggaggagggagcctgatgccaag GAACACGTCAAAGTGGTGAGGAGCAGGGGCATTCCGGTGCACCTGGAAACCATGGAACCAGGTGCTGCATATTGTGTGAAAGTCCGGACGTTTGTGAAGGCCATCGGGAGGCACAGCCCTTTCAGCCAGGCAGAGTGTGTCAAGGTGCAAG gAGAGGCCCTCCCTCTGGCACTGGCCCTGTTTGCATTTTTTGGCTTCACGCTGATGCTTGTGGTTATGCCCCTTTCCGTCTGGAAAATGGGCCGGCTACTCCGGTACTCCTGTTGCCCCGTGGTGGTGCTCCCTGACACCTTg aaaataaccAATTCACCCCAGAAGTTAATCAGCTGCAGAAAGGAAGAGGTGGAAGCCTGTGCCACAGCTGTGCTGTCTTCTGAGGAGCCTTTCAGGTCCTGGATCTAG
- the IL20RB gene encoding interleukin-20 receptor subunit beta isoform X5 yields MSVRLNASIPDGVAVLPAPQNLSVQSTNMKHLLTWSPVIVPGEIIYYFVEYQGEYESLYMSHIWIPSSWCSPTEGPACDITDDITATVPYNLRVRATLGSQTSAWSTLQHPFNRNSTILTPPVMEVTKDGFHLVIKLEDLGPQFEFLVAYWRREPDAKEHVKVVRSRGIPVHLETMEPGAAYCVKVRTFVKAIGRHSPFSQAECVKVQGEALPLALALFAFFGFTLMLVVMPLSVWKMGRLLRYSCCPVVVLPDTLKITNSPQKLISCRKEEVEACATAVLSSEEPFRSWI; encoded by the exons ATGTCAGTCCGTCTAAATGCCTCAATCCCAGATGGAGTGGCTGTCCTGCCTGCCCCTCAGAACCTCTCTGTACAATCAACCAACATGAAGCATCTCTTGACATGGAGCCCAGTGATTGTGCCTGGAGAAATAATATACTATTTTGTTGAGTACCAGGg GGAGTATGAAAGCCTGTACATGAGCCACATCTGGATTCCCAGCAGCTGGTGCTCACCCACTGAAGGTCCTGCATGTGACATCACTGATGACATCACTGCCACAGTGCCATACAACCTCCGCGTCAGGGCCACCTTAGGCTCACAGACCTCAGCCTGGAGCACTCTGCAGCATCCCTTTAATCGAAACTCAA CCATCCTCACCCCACCCGTGATGGAGGTCACCAAGGATGGCTTCCACCTGGTTATTAAGCTGGAAGACCTGGGACCCCAATTTGAGTTCCTTGTGGCTTActggaggagggagcctgatgccaag GAACACGTCAAAGTGGTGAGGAGCAGGGGCATTCCGGTGCACCTGGAAACCATGGAACCAGGTGCTGCATATTGTGTGAAAGTCCGGACGTTTGTGAAGGCCATCGGGAGGCACAGCCCTTTCAGCCAGGCAGAGTGTGTCAAGGTGCAAG gAGAGGCCCTCCCTCTGGCACTGGCCCTGTTTGCATTTTTTGGCTTCACGCTGATGCTTGTGGTTATGCCCCTTTCCGTCTGGAAAATGGGCCGGCTACTCCGGTACTCCTGTTGCCCCGTGGTGGTGCTCCCTGACACCTTg aaaataaccAATTCACCCCAGAAGTTAATCAGCTGCAGAAAGGAAGAGGTGGAAGCCTGTGCCACAGCTGTGCTGTCTTCTGAGGAGCCTTTCAGGTCCTGGATCTAG